In the genome of Hippoglossus hippoglossus isolate fHipHip1 chromosome 12, fHipHip1.pri, whole genome shotgun sequence, one region contains:
- the LOC117772155 gene encoding cyclin-dependent kinase 2-associated protein 1 isoform X3, translated as MDAAPQTKTVGNLQSASAANLATLQSYRPLLSDYGPPSLGFSQGSTGSQVPQNKYAELLAIIEELGKEIRPTYAGSKSAMERLKRGIIHARGLVRECLAETERNARS; from the exons ATGGACGCGGCCCcacaaacaaagacag TTGGAAATCTCCAGTCTGCCTCAGCAGCTAACCTGGCCACGTTGCAGTCTTACAGGCCTCTCCTGAGTGACTACGGACCTCCATCTCTGGGATTCTCACAG GGTTCCACTGGCAGCCAAGTGCCTCAGAACAAATATGCAGAGCTGCTGGCCATCATCGAAGAGCTTGGGAAGGAGATCAGGCCCACATATGCTGGAAGTAAGAGTGCAATGGAGAGACTGAAAAGAG GAATAATCCATGCTAGAGGGCTGGTGCGTGAGTGCTTGgcggagacggagagaaacGCCAGGTCCTAG
- the LOC117772155 gene encoding cyclin-dependent kinase 2-associated protein 1 isoform X2: MSLGMSYKPNVHQHIPGTSGNQVGNLQSASAANLATLQSYRPLLSDYGPPSLGFSQGSTGSQVPQNKYAELLAIIEELGKEIRPTYAGSKSAMERLKRGIIHARGLVRECLAETERNARS; this comes from the exons aTGTCTCTGGGAATGTCTTATAAACCCAACGTCCATCAGCACATTCCGGGAACTTCTGGGAACCAGG TTGGAAATCTCCAGTCTGCCTCAGCAGCTAACCTGGCCACGTTGCAGTCTTACAGGCCTCTCCTGAGTGACTACGGACCTCCATCTCTGGGATTCTCACAG GGTTCCACTGGCAGCCAAGTGCCTCAGAACAAATATGCAGAGCTGCTGGCCATCATCGAAGAGCTTGGGAAGGAGATCAGGCCCACATATGCTGGAAGTAAGAGTGCAATGGAGAGACTGAAAAGAG GAATAATCCATGCTAGAGGGCTGGTGCGTGAGTGCTTGgcggagacggagagaaacGCCAGGTCCTAG
- the LOC117772155 gene encoding cyclin-dependent kinase 2-associated protein 1 isoform X1, with amino-acid sequence MDYETTDHRAPTCERPLYSSMKDLTSTDPSFQSLFGNLQSASAANLATLQSYRPLLSDYGPPSLGFSQGSTGSQVPQNKYAELLAIIEELGKEIRPTYAGSKSAMERLKRGIIHARGLVRECLAETERNARS; translated from the exons ATGGATTATGAGACAACAGACCACAGGGCACCGACATGTGAACGGCCCCTGTACTCCAGCATGAAGGATCTGACATCCACAGACCCGTCTTTTCAGTCTTTAT TTGGAAATCTCCAGTCTGCCTCAGCAGCTAACCTGGCCACGTTGCAGTCTTACAGGCCTCTCCTGAGTGACTACGGACCTCCATCTCTGGGATTCTCACAG GGTTCCACTGGCAGCCAAGTGCCTCAGAACAAATATGCAGAGCTGCTGGCCATCATCGAAGAGCTTGGGAAGGAGATCAGGCCCACATATGCTGGAAGTAAGAGTGCAATGGAGAGACTGAAAAGAG GAATAATCCATGCTAGAGGGCTGGTGCGTGAGTGCTTGgcggagacggagagaaacGCCAGGTCCTAG